Below is a window of bacterium DNA.
GGTCCGCCGCCCGGGCGATGACGGTCCGGTCGGTGACCGCGGTGAAGAGCCAGGGCTGTGTGTTGCTCCCCGAGGGGGCCCACAGCGCCGCGTCGAGCATCTTCTCGACGTCTTCCGAGGGAACCAGGTCGGGCCTAAAGCGGCGGACGCTCCGCCTGTCCCGGATGATACGCAGGAGCTCCTCGTAGCTCAAGATTCCCCCTCCGCATGGGTGTAGTACGTCTCCCCGCCCCGGCGCTGCAGCCGGACCAGACTCCGGGAGGCCAGCTCCTTGAGGGCGCCCTTCACCGCGCGCTCGTCGCAGCCGAAAACGGCGGCCAGGTCCGCGGCCCTCGCCGGTCGGCGCAGGAGGTACGTGGAAATCTCGGCCTCCAGGTCCAGGGCCCTCGCGCGGGTGACGGGGCCGGCGTAATCGGCGATGACCCCGGCCGGGGGGTCGAAGCCCGCCGCAATCTCCAGCAGGCGGTCCGCGGGGACGGCCCGGGCGGACTTCACCGCCGGCGGCCGAACCACCGTGTTCAGGTGGACCACGTCGGGACCGATGCGGCTCACCGCCGCGCGCAGACGCCCCAGCTCCTCCTCGGTGTCGTTCAGTCCGGCCACCAGGAGAATCTCCAGGTGGATTCCCCCGCCGTACTCCTCCCGGAGCGCCGCCAGCCCGGCGATGATCTCTTCAACGTCGAGGCCCGGCGCCGGCCGGTTGACGCGCTCGAAGACCGCCTGGCTCGCGGCGTCCAGGCTGGGCAGGAGCAGGTCGGCCCGGGCGAGGTCCGCCCGCACCGCGGGATCGGAGCAGAGAGTGCCGTTGGTGATGACGGCCACGGGCGCCTTTAGAATCGTCCCTGCCCCCTCGATGAGATAGCCTAAGTCCGCGTTGAGCGTCGGCTCCCCGGAACCGGAGAAGGTGGCGTAGTCAATGTGCGGCAGGGTCGGCGCCCGCTCCTCGAGCTCGGCGAAAAACGCCTCCGGCTCGAAGAAGCTCCGGCGTTCGACCGTGGGCCGGTCCGTCGGGCCGAGCTGGCAGTAGACGCAGTTCAGGCTGCACGTCTTGCGCGGCGTGACGTCGAGCCCCAGGGAGACCCCGAGGCGACGGCTGGGCACCGGTCCAAAAACGTACACGCGGCTCCTCATCAGGGACGAGGGACGCGCCCCCGCCCACGTTTCGCGCCGGAAATCGGGCTCACGCCAGCCGGAGGACCTCTTTGACCAGCTTGGAGACCCCCTCGTACACCTCGCCGATGTGGGAGGCCGACATGTAGGCCGGGGTGGTGACGATGCGGTTGGCCTCGTCCACCACGCAGTCCGTGGGGAGGCACTCGACGTGCCTGGAGCCCATGGCCTCGATGTCGGCGGCGGTGCCGGGGTCGGTGCCGATGGTGAGGGTGGGCGAGACGCCGGTGCCCCTGAAGATGCTGGCCACCACGACGGGGGTGATGCAGATGGCGCCCACCGGCTTGCCCGCGGCGTGCATGGCCTTGACCGCGGCGGCGAACTGGGGGTCCGGCGTGGCGCCGGCGCCCTTGAAGGCGTAGTCGGAGAGATTCTTGGCGCTGCCGAAACCGCCGGGAATGACCAGGGCGTCGAACTCGGCGGCCTCGAAAGAGGCCAGGTCGCGGATGTCGCCCCGGGCGATGCGCGCGGATTCGGTCAGCACGTTGCGGCGCTCACCGGTGGGGGCGGACTTGAGGTGATCCACGACGTCGTGCTGGGGCTTGTTCGGGGCGAAGCAGACGTAGTCGGCGCCGGCCTTCTTTATCGCCAACAGGGCGCAGGCGGCCTCGTGGATCTCGGCGCCGTCCTTGACGCCGCAGCCGGACAGTATTACCGCTATCTTCTTCGGCATTTTTTCCTCCTTGTGGGAAAATCCCACGATTGCTATGCTGTCCCCATGGTATATCTTGTTTTCGATCTTGGCAACTCCCGGGTCAAGCTAGCCCGCGTCGCCGAGGGCGTACTGGGGCCGGTCCGCGTGCAGGATGCGGGGGATTTCGCCGCCGACCCCGGGGCGGCGCTCGATGAGTTCGAAGGGATCTCCGGCGCCCTGGGCGTCTCCACCCACCCCCCGTCCCGCGAGGCGCTGCGCGGCTGGCTCGACCGGCGGGGAATAGAGCCGGCGAGTGCCCGGGAGCGGTGCCCCCTCGCCGCCCTGTACGGGGAGGGGCTGGGCGACGACCGGGTGCTGGCGGCCCACGCCGCGGTGGAAATTCTCGGCGCGCCCGTCGCCGCAGTGGGCTGCGGGACCGCGGTGACCGTGGACCTGGTGCGGGTCCGGGACGGCGAACCTGTGTTCGCCGGGGGGGCGATTCTGGCCGGCGAGGGGATCATCCTCACCGGGCTGGGGGAGTTGAGAACCCTGCCCGAGCTGGAGCCCGCCGACGCGCCGATAGACGCGACCCTCGGCTCGACCACCGAGGGGTGCCTGCGCCTGGGCGCCCGGGTCCAGGTCGAGGCGGCCGTGGCGAGGCTCTTAGCGGGGTACGCCGAAAACGTCGGCCTGCCGCCGGACCGGCTGCCGCTACTCTTCCACGGGGGCGACGCGCAGAGGTACGCCGCGGCTTACACGTGGGCGCGGGTCCGCCCCTTCGCCGTCCTGGAGGCTTTAGCCCGGATGGCGGCGGGGCTTTGAAACATCCGCCCGCGGGGATATATAATGGTGTGTACATACAGTCGGAACCGGAGGCCGGGGTGGCGGTAGTGAAACACGAGCGCAGGAGGGACCCGCTGAGGAAGCTGACCCGGCTCCTCGCCCGGCACCGGGCGCGGCAGGGG
It encodes the following:
- the elbB gene encoding isoprenoid biosynthesis glyoxalase ElbB; translation: MPKKIAVILSGCGVKDGAEIHEAACALLAIKKAGADYVCFAPNKPQHDVVDHLKSAPTGERRNVLTESARIARGDIRDLASFEAAEFDALVIPGGFGSAKNLSDYAFKGAGATPDPQFAAAVKAMHAAGKPVGAICITPVVVASIFRGTGVSPTLTIGTDPGTAADIEAMGSRHVECLPTDCVVDEANRIVTTPAYMSASHIGEVYEGVSKLVKEVLRLA
- a CDS encoding type III pantothenate kinase; protein product: MVYLVFDLGNSRVKLARVAEGVLGPVRVQDAGDFAADPGAALDEFEGISGALGVSTHPPSREALRGWLDRRGIEPASARERCPLAALYGEGLGDDRVLAAHAAVEILGAPVAAVGCGTAVTVDLVRVRDGEPVFAGGAILAGEGIILTGLGELRTLPELEPADAPIDATLGSTTEGCLRLGARVQVEAAVARLLAGYAENVGLPPDRLPLLFHGGDAQRYAAAYTWARVRPFAVLEALARMAAGL
- a CDS encoding radical SAM protein → MYVFGPVPSRRLGVSLGLDVTPRKTCSLNCVYCQLGPTDRPTVERRSFFEPEAFFAELEERAPTLPHIDYATFSGSGEPTLNADLGYLIEGAGTILKAPVAVITNGTLCSDPAVRADLARADLLLPSLDAASQAVFERVNRPAPGLDVEEIIAGLAALREEYGGGIHLEILLVAGLNDTEEELGRLRAAVSRIGPDVVHLNTVVRPPAVKSARAVPADRLLEIAAGFDPPAGVIADYAGPVTRARALDLEAEISTYLLRRPARAADLAAVFGCDERAVKGALKELASRSLVRLQRRGGETYYTHAEGES